In Nitrospirota bacterium, the genomic window CTGCGGCGCCGGTCTCTGTCGCGAGAATGACGAACTCTTCACCGCCCCAGCGCGCTACCACGTCGGTCGTTCTGAGGTGCTCCTTTACGGTCTTTGCCAGCTCGACGAGGACCGTGTCTCCCACGAGATGCCCGTAGAGGTCGTTGATCTTCTTGAAATGGTCGATATCGAACATGATGATCGAGAGCGGGGCCTTGTAGCGCCGGGTACGCTGCACCTCCAGCTTCAGCAGCTCATTGAACTTCATGCGGTTGTAAATCTGGGTGAGCGTATCCGTCTCCGAGAGGCGCTCGAGCTCGATAGTCGTCTCCCTGACAGTCCCGAGCAGGTCGTTGAAGGCGCTCGAGATCACCCCGATCTCGTCGCCGGAGTGCACCTCCACCCGCTTGCTGAAGTCGCGCGTTGTTATGATCTCGGTCATGCTCGACTGAAGGCGCTCCAGCCTGCCGACGATGGTCCTGCAGACCACGATGCTCAACGCAGAGACGAGGGCCAGGGCTCCTATCATGAGCATGAGATTGGCGGTAATCTTTCTGCCTGTTGTCTCGAGGTCGCGCAGCGTATGCTGCTTGATGAACTGTATGCTGTACTCCTCCACCTCCTTCAGGATATTTATGGAGGCGGTCGCCGACTCGAACCAGAAGGCGGGATCGGGAACAGGGGCCTTCTCGCCGCTCCGCCCCGCGATCCTGCCGACCGTCTCGAGCGTGGCCTCCACCGCCGGTCCTTTGAAGCGATGGTTGTAAAAGGCGCCGATGTCTTCCGTCGTCTCCTGGAGAAAGTTTCTCGTGTTCCTCTCATAAGCCCGTTTGAGCGTCACGAGCTTCTCGATGCGGGGACTCTCGAGAGCGCCCGCGCTCAAGGCGACGCCCAGGGCTGCCCGCATCTGGCCGAGATACTCCTTTGCGTAGAGCAGGTGGGAGTGGGCGAAGAGGATATTTTTTATTTCGTGCGGCTGGGCCGACCGCACGATCCCGTTGATCTCGTCGAGGAGCTCGAAGATAAGGGAGGTGTAAAAATCCTCCACCTCGAAAGTGGTCGCCTCCCGCGACCTCACCTGCTCGCGCTCGGCAGAGAGGCCGCTGAAGAGCGACATGAGGCTAAGGTCCTCGCGAGCTCCTTTCAGAAATACCCCGAGCTCTTCGATCCTCTTGTCGCTCTCGCTCTCCTGGGCAGTGAGCTGTGCGGCAACGTCCTTGCTCCTGCTCGCCAGGGAATAGGTACTCAGGCCCCGCTCTTTCTGGAGCTCATGAACAATAGCGGAGAGCCTCTCCGCTTCGGTGACCTTCGCATGGACCTCTTTCAGGTGCGAGCGGGCGTGGAGGCCCTCCCTGATCCCCTGCTGCAGAAAGAACAGCAAGGCAATAAAGGGCATGACGCCGAGCAGCATTATTTTGGTCCTGATCTTCACATTTTCCTCTCCGCCGTACCGTGCGTATCCTGAATCATTCTACCATATGAAGACCGCCGGGCCGGGAGGTCGGATGGGCGGATGGCGGTGAGGGGTGCGGCGGTTATCGGCTATTCATCGGTGTCCCGGAGGAGCATCGCTTCTTTGAAGCGGCGCAGACGGCGCCGGTCAGTTTCCCCTTGTCGCAGAACCCGCGGCTCAGGCGGTGAGGTCTTCGACCGCGTTCTCGGCTTCCGAATTCGCCCCTACGGCATAGTAGAGGTAGCCGAGGGCGATAAGGAAGGAGAAGAGCGACTTGTAGGGAAAGGAGATATCGAGTACGACATGCGCGATCTGGAGCAGCACGGCCGGCGTGAACGAGACCGCAGCGAGGCGGACGAGGGTCCTGAAATCGAGAGTGACCCCGAAGAGCCGCGCAAAGAGGGCGCCGATGGAGGCGGCGAAGAAGGTCTGGAAGAGGTGGAAGAGAAAAGAGAAGAAGAGCGCAAAGGGGAACAGCATGAGCGGGAGCCAGGCCTTGAGCCACTCGATCCACTGGTAGACGGTCCTCTTATCGACAACGAGCTCGTCGATACCGGCGAGGTCGAAGGTGCGCGTCTCGGAGAGTCCGTTCCGCGCAATCAGGGCCGTCCGGGTCAGCAGAAGCACCGCCGGCGAGTTGCCGAGGGAGGAGGTGGTCCCCGTCGTATCGATAATCGCGAAGGGGGTCGTGCCGTCCCGCTGGTAAATGAAAAGAGGCGTCGTCTCCTTTGTCGAGGCCTGGCCGTTCGTAATGGTGATGGTCGGAACCTGCTCGACGTAGTGGGGAGCAGAGCCGGCGAGAAACGCCGAGAGGTCCTTCTGTATCTTCAGCGTCTCCGGAATCCAGAAGAGGGACAGGAGCAGCAGCAGATAGGCGACACCCCATCCCTTCCAGTTCCTCGCTACATCTCTATAGAGAGCGCGCGAGAAGAAGGAAAGGAAAAGCGGATGGATGATCGTATAGTTTCGCATAACGGATTATTATACCTTAAAATGCATGTTCCGGGTTCCGGATCAAAAAAGCTCCACGAGCCGGCGTTTGTTGTGTAAAGTCCGCGAAAGCCGTTACAATACGTGCTATGCTTTCGATCGGTACAGTGCATCTCCCCTCTCCGCTGATCCTTGCTCCCATGGCGGGAGTGAGCGACCTGCCCTTCAGGCTGGTTGCGCGGGAGCTCGGCTGCGGGTTCGCCTTTACCGAGATGATCAGCATGCGTTCCCTGGTCCAGGGAAACAGGAAGACCGGGGCCATGCTCGCGACCCGTGCCGGCGATCAGCCCCTCGGCGTGCAGCTCCTGGGCAGGGATGCCGAACTGGCGCCGCGGGCGCTCGAAGCGCTGCGAGACGGTAATTTTGCTCTTGTCGACATCAACGCGGCCTGCCCTGTCGGCAAAGTAGTCTCCCGGGGAGAGGGGGCGAGCCTAATGAAGGAGCCGGATGCGCTGTATAAACTGCTCAGGGCGGTGGTCCGCTATGCCGCGGCTCCGGTTACGGTCAAAATACGGGCAGGGTGGGACGACCGCTCGATCAATGCCCGTGAAGTCGCCCTCCGGGCGCAGGATGCGGGGATCAGCGGGCTGCTCATCCATGGGAGGACCAGGATGCAGGGGTACAGCGGTACGGTGAGCTATCGCGTCATCGCCGAAGTGAAAGAGGCGCTCTCGATACCGGTCATCGCGAGCGGCGATGCCCTTTCGCCGCAGCTGATCAAGAAGTTGTTCGACGAGACCGGCGCCGATGGCGTCGCCGTAGCCCGCGGGGCGCTCGGGAACCCCTGGATATTCCGGCAGGCGGCGCAGTTCCTCTGCGAGGGGACCCCTGCCCCGGAGCCGGCAGGGGACGAGCTTGCCGCGGTGATGCGCAGGCATCTTGAGCTATGCATCGCTCACTGCGGCGAGGGCGCCGGGACGATGGTATTCCGCAAACTCTTCGCCTGGTATATAAAGGGCCGTCCCCTGGTGAGGCAGCTCAAGCAAAAGGCCTTTCATGCGCAGTCGGCGGCTGAAATGCGCGCGCTCATCGACAGCTTTCTCGACCGGGGTGAAGGTGCGGAGCCGCACTTGCCGCTCTGTTCCCCGCGGCCGCTCGCTGCGTAAGGGCCTGTATCCGTGAAACGGCATGCAGCGCTCCTGCATGCCGCCGTTACGGAAGAGGGGAGAGGCGGGTTACAATACCCTTTTCTTCAGCCGCTCCGCGTAGTCGGTAGCCTGCCCGGCAAGGTCCTCGGCGAAGTGATGTATCTGACG contains:
- a CDS encoding DUF1189 family protein; its protein translation is MRNYTIIHPLFLSFFSRALYRDVARNWKGWGVAYLLLLLSLFWIPETLKIQKDLSAFLAGSAPHYVEQVPTITITNGQASTKETTPLFIYQRDGTTPFAIIDTTGTTSSLGNSPAVLLLTRTALIARNGLSETRTFDLAGIDELVVDKRTVYQWIEWLKAWLPLMLFPFALFFSFLFHLFQTFFAASIGALFARLFGVTLDFRTLVRLAAVSFTPAVLLQIAHVVLDISFPYKSLFSFLIALGYLYYAVGANSEAENAVEDLTA
- the dusB gene encoding tRNA dihydrouridine synthase DusB — encoded protein: MLSIGTVHLPSPLILAPMAGVSDLPFRLVARELGCGFAFTEMISMRSLVQGNRKTGAMLATRAGDQPLGVQLLGRDAELAPRALEALRDGNFALVDINAACPVGKVVSRGEGASLMKEPDALYKLLRAVVRYAAAPVTVKIRAGWDDRSINAREVALRAQDAGISGLLIHGRTRMQGYSGTVSYRVIAEVKEALSIPVIASGDALSPQLIKKLFDETGADGVAVARGALGNPWIFRQAAQFLCEGTPAPEPAGDELAAVMRRHLELCIAHCGEGAGTMVFRKLFAWYIKGRPLVRQLKQKAFHAQSAAEMRALIDSFLDRGEGAEPHLPLCSPRPLAA
- a CDS encoding diguanylate cyclase — encoded protein: MKIRTKIMLLGVMPFIALLFFLQQGIREGLHARSHLKEVHAKVTEAERLSAIVHELQKERGLSTYSLASRSKDVAAQLTAQESESDKRIEELGVFLKGAREDLSLMSLFSGLSAEREQVRSREATTFEVEDFYTSLIFELLDEINGIVRSAQPHEIKNILFAHSHLLYAKEYLGQMRAALGVALSAGALESPRIEKLVTLKRAYERNTRNFLQETTEDIGAFYNHRFKGPAVEATLETVGRIAGRSGEKAPVPDPAFWFESATASINILKEVEEYSIQFIKQHTLRDLETTGRKITANLMLMIGALALVSALSIVVCRTIVGRLERLQSSMTEIITTRDFSKRVEVHSGDEIGVISSAFNDLLGTVRETTIELERLSETDTLTQIYNRMKFNELLKLEVQRTRRYKAPLSIIMFDIDHFKKINDLYGHLVGDTVLVELAKTVKEHLRTTDVVARWGGEEFVILATETGAAGAEALAEKIRGEIERRRFGAAGAITCSFGVSEYREDDDIDTLSKRADDALYEAKRSGRNRVCVK